In a genomic window of Leptospira hartskeerlii:
- a CDS encoding DNA-binding domain-containing protein, which produces MNPEEFRKIFSSTLLGKEEGPLLLDFLLPGGKLDANSAISVYQNGYSARFTEALGEKYETVWRILGDEDFFETAKSFIKEHSSHSYNISDYGEKFPDFLKKNFPEHPVLAQIADFELYVFRIFHLSKNEGTDLQNGLHQGETEDLKVVFHSSILFLEYSYPVYQLWKSEDQEDLPQFLKEKKQYLVLGKKGSDLFVSEIEEWEWSFGKSLHEGKSILGSLKICGSPPKGLGSISEFLSGMTRNGLVIQVSS; this is translated from the coding sequence ATGAACCCGGAAGAATTCAGGAAAATTTTTTCGAGCACGCTTTTAGGAAAAGAAGAAGGTCCGCTATTGTTGGATTTCCTACTGCCTGGCGGGAAATTGGATGCTAATTCCGCGATCTCTGTTTATCAAAACGGTTACAGCGCCAGATTTACGGAAGCCTTGGGAGAAAAATACGAAACAGTTTGGAGAATCCTGGGAGACGAAGATTTTTTTGAAACAGCAAAGAGCTTCATTAAGGAGCACTCATCACATTCTTATAATATATCCGATTATGGAGAGAAATTCCCGGACTTTTTAAAGAAGAATTTTCCGGAACATCCAGTGTTGGCACAGATTGCCGATTTTGAACTTTATGTTTTTAGGATATTCCATCTTTCTAAAAATGAAGGAACCGACTTACAAAACGGTTTGCACCAAGGAGAAACGGAAGATCTAAAAGTTGTTTTTCATTCTTCTATCTTATTTTTAGAATATTCGTATCCGGTATATCAGTTATGGAAGTCCGAAGACCAGGAAGATCTTCCTCAATTTTTAAAGGAAAAAAAACAATATTTGGTCTTAGGAAAAAAAGGGTCGGATCTATTTGTTTCGGAGATCGAAGAATGGGAATGGTCCTTCGGTAAAAGTTTGCACGAAGGAAAAAGTATTTTAGGATCTTTGAAAATTTGCGGAAGCCCTCCGAAAGGACTCGGATCTATTTCCGAATTCCTTTCGGGAATGACCAGAAATGGTTTGGTCATTCAGGTTAGCTCTTGA
- a CDS encoding YceI family protein: MKTKLYLIPSLLVLLTFGSLQAGNFKLDNAHTGVGFKIKHLTISNVSGSFKDFSGKFGYDEATGTLTDLDVTIKAASIHTNDEKRDGHLKGKDFFNVEDHPSLTFKAKKATVKKGGVSKIQGELTIKGVTKPITLEVKFAGSAKDPWGNTHLGFEAETKIKRADFDIAWNKPLEKGGLLIGEEVSIRIEGEALPE, translated from the coding sequence GTGAAAACGAAACTTTATCTGATCCCTAGCCTTCTGGTACTTTTAACTTTCGGCAGCCTTCAAGCCGGAAATTTCAAATTAGATAACGCTCACACCGGCGTTGGCTTCAAGATCAAACACCTTACCATTTCTAACGTATCCGGAAGTTTTAAAGACTTCAGCGGAAAATTCGGTTATGACGAAGCTACCGGCACTCTTACCGACCTGGACGTAACCATCAAAGCAGCTTCCATTCACACTAACGATGAGAAAAGAGACGGACATTTGAAAGGAAAAGATTTCTTCAATGTAGAAGATCATCCTTCTCTTACTTTCAAAGCTAAAAAAGCGACCGTTAAAAAAGGCGGAGTTTCCAAGATCCAAGGAGAATTGACTATCAAAGGAGTTACTAAACCGATTACTCTTGAAGTTAAATTTGCCGGTTCTGCAAAAGACCCGTGGGGAAACACTCACCTAGGTTTCGAAGCGGAAACTAAGATCAAAAGAGCAGATTTCGATATCGCTTGGAACAAACCTTTGGAAAAAGGCGGACTTCTGATCGGTGAAGAAGTTTCTATCCGTATCGAAGGCGAAGCACTTCCAGAATAA
- a CDS encoding LA_3751/LA_3752 family putative glycosyltransferase, which yields MKTTGISKGFFLFSVFYFGILILLKPWEALFSDQFLKYHQAYSMFQSGFSTENLIYPSLDLDPSYSYFLWKAPMVFQIGDRMIGQYPIFLTLLIAPFLVFGWVPIVSILMGIFNLISAYILRRFWELSWFWLTFTFFGTYIFLMGPELSEHPPLLLLELLGLTFFYKTEDKISNKLIGGIALGLGVWLRLEVLIFFVIFWASGWIVFGKDWWKKSFWFSVSFSVIVLLLFLFHTLDYQHPIGPRYFQNFNTGEDQGTVLSRAFTILVGTYSMPGLLIYLPILLPLLYFFVRKAKEGKIQASFYHLGISAYVFIIMIAFLAPNDGVSNWGPRYVGLALIPFVLVLKEVSEISEWKLGKSGKNLAFSILVIYSFAMTLVGFANYQRSSKEIRSIRSIYTDSQASSLLFLDDVLCGSIGPSYFQKRVLCIHNETSAQGMDTIVSFLSKKHPGEKVGFISYSDAVVEYAAKLPESNNILMHKYRMKVLSEAEIRPVWLELFSHAWKEGEVKTKGLWEYREYEIPKEEKTILRK from the coding sequence ATGAAAACAACCGGAATTTCAAAAGGATTCTTTCTATTTAGCGTATTTTATTTCGGGATCCTAATTCTACTAAAACCTTGGGAGGCGCTTTTTTCAGATCAGTTTTTGAAATACCACCAAGCCTATTCCATGTTCCAATCCGGTTTTAGCACCGAAAATCTAATCTATCCTTCCTTGGATCTGGATCCTAGTTACAGTTATTTTCTTTGGAAAGCACCAATGGTTTTCCAAATCGGAGATAGAATGATTGGTCAATATCCGATCTTTCTTACACTTCTGATCGCGCCTTTTTTAGTTTTCGGTTGGGTTCCAATCGTTTCCATTTTGATGGGAATATTCAATCTTATCTCTGCTTATATTTTGAGAAGGTTCTGGGAACTTTCCTGGTTCTGGCTCACCTTTACTTTTTTCGGAACATATATCTTTTTGATGGGACCCGAACTTTCGGAACATCCTCCTCTTCTTCTTTTAGAATTATTAGGACTCACTTTCTTCTATAAGACTGAAGATAAAATTTCAAATAAGCTTATCGGAGGAATTGCTTTAGGACTAGGAGTCTGGCTTAGATTGGAAGTTTTGATCTTTTTTGTGATCTTCTGGGCTAGCGGTTGGATCGTTTTCGGAAAAGATTGGTGGAAAAAATCTTTTTGGTTCTCCGTGTCTTTTTCAGTTATTGTACTACTTCTATTCTTATTCCATACTTTGGATTACCAACATCCAATCGGTCCTAGATATTTCCAAAATTTTAATACTGGAGAAGACCAAGGAACCGTTCTTTCCAGGGCATTTACGATCCTCGTTGGGACTTATTCCATGCCAGGACTTTTGATCTATTTACCGATACTTCTTCCTCTTCTATATTTCTTTGTTAGAAAAGCCAAAGAAGGAAAGATCCAAGCCTCTTTTTATCATTTAGGGATCAGCGCTTATGTATTTATTATAATGATCGCATTCCTCGCTCCGAACGATGGAGTTTCCAATTGGGGACCTAGATATGTTGGATTGGCATTGATCCCATTCGTTTTGGTTTTGAAAGAAGTTAGTGAGATCTCCGAATGGAAACTAGGAAAATCCGGCAAAAACTTAGCGTTTTCGATTTTAGTAATTTATTCTTTTGCAATGACCTTGGTCGGATTTGCGAATTACCAAAGAAGTTCCAAAGAGATCAGATCAATCCGTTCTATTTATACGGATTCCCAAGCTTCTAGTTTGCTATTCCTGGACGATGTTCTTTGCGGATCTATCGGGCCTTCTTATTTCCAAAAAAGAGTATTATGTATTCATAATGAAACTTCCGCACAAGGAATGGATACTATCGTATCTTTCCTTTCTAAAAAACATCCCGGCGAAAAAGTAGGATTTATCTCTTATTCCGATGCTGTGGTAGAATATGCAGCAAAACTCCCCGAGTCCAATAATATTCTGATGCACAAATATCGTATGAAAGTATTATCAGAGGCGGAGATCCGTCCAGTTTGGTTGGAGTTATTCAGTCATGCTTGGAAAGAGGGAGAAGTGAAAACGAAAGGTCTTTGGGAATATCGAGAATACGAAATTCCCAAAGAAGAAAAGACTATATTAAGAAAATAG
- a CDS encoding glycosyltransferase family 2 protein encodes MKLSIVIPCYNEKQTIKNILETVKKVPYKDKEIILVDDFSTDGTRELLQTAPFKKLVDQLVFHEKNQGKGAALRTGFKAAKGDIVIVQDADLEYDPFEIPNVIDPIYKGKADVVFGSRFMGGRPHRVVYYWHSLGNLFLTTLSNMFTNINLTDMETCYKAFRREVIQGIDIKENRFGFEPEITAKISKIPDIRIYEVGISYYGRTYAEGKKIGWKDGFRAIYCILRYNLFS; translated from the coding sequence ATGAAACTTTCCATTGTAATTCCCTGTTATAACGAAAAACAGACCATCAAAAACATTTTAGAAACCGTAAAAAAGGTCCCATACAAGGATAAAGAAATCATCCTTGTGGACGATTTTTCCACGGACGGAACTAGGGAACTCCTACAAACCGCTCCTTTTAAGAAGTTGGTGGACCAACTTGTATTCCACGAGAAGAACCAGGGAAAAGGCGCCGCACTCCGTACAGGATTCAAAGCTGCCAAAGGTGATATAGTCATCGTACAAGACGCAGACCTGGAATATGATCCGTTCGAAATTCCGAATGTGATCGATCCGATCTACAAGGGAAAAGCGGATGTGGTTTTCGGAAGTAGATTCATGGGTGGAAGACCTCATCGAGTTGTTTACTACTGGCATAGCCTCGGAAATCTATTCCTGACCACACTCTCCAATATGTTCACGAACATTAACCTGACTGATATGGAAACTTGTTATAAGGCTTTCCGCAGAGAAGTCATCCAAGGGATCGATATCAAAGAAAATCGTTTCGGATTTGAACCGGAGATCACTGCAAAGATCTCAAAGATCCCTGATATTCGTATTTACGAAGTAGGGATCTCTTACTATGGACGCACGTACGCAGAAGGTAAAAAGATTGGTTGGAAAGACGGATTTAGAGCAATCTACTGTATCCTAAGATACAATCTATTTTCTTAA
- a CDS encoding LIC_10450 family protein — MISRQTQDYIIVNSIDEIDPNKLSLAQLGTKYLDRNGNRFAVRFNKDSRKAEIIRITLQKASEAEANRPKLGRVNPKATSNPLDLEKLSNLLKNTKHPSADWVENLAEKTKHNKPNLEKPAYTPNSPKELDITATEGPDLSARMNSVQNDIFDLSKVDLNIADAGIVTDTGKEDTPVFIDNIEAGSNRETKYIEDSVQQFQKIKDRIESVLNNIRNSKIFEATGDPSENKNIVGNLAREFDIEFFQKLDKILNYHKELTSYPRSITYYIAKYESHRKQALQSKTSDMEKLKLVIRWEMQELLLDLARKLKKMVLNALNVLNTKNENHLKQVAYNQQQMYKDARSALLYCSEDIGGLLISLQKWADSEG, encoded by the coding sequence ATGATATCCAGACAAACACAAGACTATATCATCGTGAACTCGATCGACGAGATCGATCCGAATAAACTTTCTTTGGCTCAATTAGGAACCAAATATTTGGATAGGAACGGAAACCGTTTCGCCGTTCGTTTCAATAAAGATAGTAGAAAGGCAGAGATCATTCGGATCACTCTTCAAAAAGCTTCCGAAGCGGAAGCAAATAGACCTAAACTTGGTAGAGTAAATCCTAAGGCGACATCCAATCCTTTAGATCTAGAAAAATTATCAAATCTTCTTAAAAATACAAAACATCCTAGTGCTGATTGGGTGGAAAACCTGGCTGAAAAAACAAAACATAATAAGCCAAATTTGGAAAAGCCTGCTTATACTCCCAACTCTCCAAAAGAATTAGATATCACCGCTACGGAAGGTCCTGATCTATCTGCAAGAATGAATTCTGTCCAAAACGATATATTCGACCTTTCCAAAGTAGATCTGAATATCGCAGATGCAGGAATTGTTACTGATACCGGAAAAGAAGATACTCCCGTTTTTATAGACAATATAGAAGCAGGCTCCAATAGAGAAACCAAATATATAGAAGATAGTGTTCAACAATTCCAGAAGATCAAGGACAGGATCGAATCGGTACTAAACAATATTCGCAATTCCAAAATTTTCGAAGCAACCGGAGATCCTTCCGAAAACAAAAACATAGTGGGAAATCTCGCTAGAGAATTCGATATCGAGTTCTTCCAAAAGTTGGACAAGATATTAAACTATCACAAAGAGCTGACTTCTTATCCTAGATCTATTACCTATTATATAGCAAAGTACGAATCCCATCGTAAACAGGCATTGCAGTCCAAAACTTCCGATATGGAAAAATTAAAACTAGTGATCCGTTGGGAAATGCAGGAGCTTCTTCTGGATCTGGCCAGAAAACTCAAAAAAATGGTCCTGAACGCATTAAATGTACTGAACACAAAAAACGAAAATCATCTAAAACAAGTAGCTTATAACCAACAACAGATGTATAAGGATGCCAGAAGCGCCTTATTATATTGTTCGGAAGATATAGGTGGACTACTTATCTCCTTGCAAAAATGGGCCGATAGCGAAGGATAG
- the rpsT gene encoding 30S ribosomal protein S20, translated as MANIKSSEKDIRRTKRRNAANSQNRNRLRTQAKKILKALQDGEKDSLKSLFGQYSSLLDKAAKTNLIHSKNADRKKSRMALRINQAATA; from the coding sequence TTGGCGAATATTAAATCTTCAGAAAAAGATATCCGTAGAACGAAACGCAGAAATGCGGCGAATTCTCAAAACAGGAATCGCCTTAGGACCCAAGCTAAAAAGATCCTAAAAGCGCTCCAAGACGGAGAGAAAGACTCCTTAAAATCTTTGTTCGGACAATATTCTTCTCTTCTGGACAAAGCTGCGAAAACCAACCTGATCCACTCTAAAAATGCAGATCGCAAAAAGAGTCGGATGGCATTGCGTATCAATCAGGCTGCAACCGCATAA
- the glmM gene encoding phosphoglucosamine mutase, producing MALNHQKPVFQHPDLMVSVSGIRGIIPTGLSPDVIFHSLMAFGSRLKGNTVVIGRDSRPSGAYIENIAIGIMLAMGKNVIRLGIVPTPTVKAVVAQSGAAGGIMISASHNPVIWNAFKFIGPGGFFTNAQDLEALLDLVRKEDYKPFQFKPNTDVEDGTDRIQAHIDSVLARVNVSAIKRKKFTVFLDAVNGGGSFVLPELLSRLGCKVILQHCTPDGTFPRPPEPTPDALKQSSRLIKKSKADIGFALDPDADRLVVLSPKKGAISEELTLPLSFMSYLASNSLPKKASITVNLSTSFVNDWVADSVGIPTYRSKVGEANVVAEMIHRKSVFGGEGNGGVIDPAIPSFGRDSLSGVAHILNLLALKGEDAETVIGSLPAVHMRKIAYKIAGQKTEQIYSKFRSAFSEYKEDSRDGLRLANQDSWIHIRPSNTEPILRLIGEARTKKDLESLLNKAGKIMENS from the coding sequence ATGGCTCTAAATCATCAAAAACCGGTCTTCCAACACCCGGATTTGATGGTTTCAGTGTCCGGAATCCGGGGAATCATTCCCACCGGATTAAGTCCCGACGTAATTTTCCATTCACTCATGGCTTTTGGGTCCAGACTCAAAGGTAATACAGTAGTCATCGGAAGAGATTCTCGTCCGAGCGGTGCTTATATAGAAAATATCGCGATCGGGATTATGCTCGCAATGGGCAAAAATGTGATCCGTTTGGGGATTGTTCCTACTCCTACTGTCAAAGCAGTGGTGGCCCAGTCCGGTGCTGCCGGTGGGATCATGATCTCCGCTTCTCATAATCCGGTGATCTGGAATGCATTTAAGTTTATCGGCCCAGGCGGATTTTTTACAAATGCGCAAGATCTAGAAGCTCTGTTAGATCTGGTCCGAAAAGAAGATTATAAACCTTTCCAATTCAAACCGAATACAGATGTGGAAGATGGAACCGACAGGATCCAAGCGCATATCGACTCCGTTTTAGCTCGAGTAAACGTATCTGCGATCAAACGTAAAAAATTTACGGTATTTCTGGATGCAGTCAACGGCGGGGGGAGTTTCGTTTTACCTGAATTGTTAAGTCGCTTGGGTTGTAAGGTGATTTTGCAACATTGTACTCCTGATGGAACATTTCCTCGTCCACCTGAACCTACACCTGACGCACTCAAACAATCTTCTCGTCTGATCAAAAAATCGAAGGCAGATATCGGTTTCGCTTTGGATCCGGATGCGGACAGACTTGTAGTTTTATCTCCTAAAAAGGGAGCTATCTCAGAAGAATTAACTCTTCCTCTGAGTTTTATGTCCTACCTTGCTTCTAACTCTCTTCCGAAGAAGGCGTCCATCACTGTGAACCTTTCCACAAGTTTTGTGAACGATTGGGTCGCTGACTCTGTTGGAATTCCGACTTATCGATCTAAGGTGGGAGAAGCCAACGTTGTTGCAGAAATGATACACCGTAAGTCGGTTTTTGGAGGAGAAGGAAACGGAGGAGTCATCGATCCGGCGATCCCTTCTTTCGGTAGAGACTCTCTTTCGGGGGTGGCTCATATACTGAATCTGCTTGCCCTAAAGGGGGAAGATGCTGAAACTGTGATAGGTAGTCTTCCTGCAGTCCATATGCGTAAAATCGCCTATAAGATCGCGGGGCAGAAGACGGAGCAGATTTATTCTAAGTTTCGCAGCGCCTTCTCCGAATATAAAGAAGATTCGAGAGACGGTTTACGTTTAGCGAACCAGGACTCTTGGATACATATTCGACCTTCGAATACCGAGCCGATCCTCCGGTTGATTGGAGAGGCCAGAACCAAAAAGGATCTGGAATCCCTTTTAAATAAAGCCGGAAAGATCATGGAGAATTCATAA
- the glmS gene encoding glutamine--fructose-6-phosphate transaminase (isomerizing), translating to MCGIVGYAGDKNVESVLIVGLIGLEYRGYDSAGIAVLDRGEIQVRKQKGKIKDLENYLKEHPIRGNVGIGHTRWATHGEPNQINAHPHTDSKSTVAVVHNGIIENYSELRQELKQKGFVFHSMTDTEVLPNLLAESRKKGKSNKEAFLELFNRVHGKWAIAVVFDNEPDRVYFAQDGAPLLLGRGKEEYYLASDISPLTRNCREVYYINSKEWGYFTKTECKIFGFDGAEKEFEFKTQDIKFEDVDKGGYPHFMIKEIHEQPGIFRRIIQSRIAENGEIEFPESTISREMMSKVNRIIIQAAGTSYYAGMLGKHYLENFAKIQTDTETSSEFRYRNPVVEGDTLIVGISQSGETADTLASLLEAKAKFIKVLSLVNNVNSTIARESDSFIRTDAGPEIGVASTKAFTAQVINLLLFSLYVARLKWIVSDEELKTLLEEIRLLPGKMERILAQAHILETWAADFTKTKDFVFLGRTYNHPVALEGALKLKEVSYIHASGYAGGEFKHGPIALITNEVPVVCIATKSEIYSKMLSNIQEIKARNGIIISIVTEGDKEARELSDYCFEVPDCPEILSPILNVLPLQLLAYYSAVARGCPPDQPRNLAKSVTVE from the coding sequence ATGTGTGGAATCGTAGGATACGCTGGCGATAAGAACGTAGAATCTGTACTCATAGTAGGGCTCATCGGTTTGGAGTATCGTGGATACGATTCGGCCGGGATCGCGGTCCTGGACAGGGGAGAAATCCAAGTCCGTAAACAAAAAGGCAAAATTAAGGATTTGGAAAATTACCTAAAGGAACATCCGATCCGAGGTAATGTTGGGATTGGCCATACTCGTTGGGCGACTCACGGGGAACCGAACCAGATCAATGCTCACCCTCATACTGATTCCAAATCTACCGTTGCAGTAGTTCATAACGGAATTATAGAAAATTATTCCGAACTCAGACAAGAGCTCAAACAAAAAGGGTTCGTATTCCATAGTATGACGGATACGGAAGTTCTTCCCAATCTTTTGGCGGAGAGCAGAAAAAAAGGTAAATCCAACAAGGAAGCTTTTTTAGAATTATTTAATAGAGTTCACGGAAAATGGGCAATCGCAGTCGTATTCGACAACGAGCCGGATCGTGTGTATTTTGCACAAGATGGTGCACCTTTACTTTTAGGAAGAGGTAAGGAAGAATATTATCTGGCTTCCGATATTTCTCCCCTAACTAGGAACTGCAGAGAAGTTTATTATATCAATTCCAAGGAATGGGGATACTTTACGAAAACCGAATGTAAAATTTTCGGATTCGACGGTGCCGAGAAGGAATTCGAATTTAAGACCCAAGATATCAAATTCGAGGATGTCGACAAAGGCGGCTATCCTCATTTTATGATCAAGGAGATCCACGAACAACCGGGGATTTTCCGTAGGATCATCCAATCCCGTATCGCAGAGAACGGTGAGATCGAATTCCCTGAGAGTACGATCTCCAGAGAGATGATGTCTAAGGTAAACCGCATCATCATCCAAGCTGCAGGAACTAGCTACTATGCAGGAATGCTTGGAAAACATTATCTGGAAAATTTCGCAAAGATCCAAACAGATACCGAAACTTCTTCGGAGTTCCGTTACAGAAATCCGGTAGTCGAAGGAGATACTTTGATCGTAGGGATTTCACAGTCCGGAGAAACTGCAGATACTCTTGCTTCTTTACTGGAAGCAAAAGCGAAGTTTATCAAAGTCCTTTCTTTGGTGAATAATGTGAACTCTACAATCGCAAGAGAATCGGATTCTTTTATCAGAACGGATGCAGGTCCTGAGATCGGTGTTGCGAGTACAAAAGCATTTACTGCTCAGGTAATCAACCTTCTTCTTTTTTCATTATACGTTGCTCGTTTGAAGTGGATCGTTTCCGACGAAGAATTAAAAACCCTTTTAGAAGAAATCAGACTTCTCCCTGGTAAAATGGAAAGAATTTTGGCTCAGGCCCATATTCTAGAAACTTGGGCCGCCGATTTTACTAAGACGAAAGATTTTGTATTCTTAGGTAGGACTTACAACCATCCTGTTGCGTTGGAAGGTGCCTTGAAATTAAAAGAAGTCTCTTACATCCACGCTTCCGGTTATGCGGGCGGAGAATTCAAACACGGACCGATCGCTCTCATTACAAATGAAGTGCCGGTTGTATGTATTGCGACCAAATCAGAAATTTATAGTAAAATGCTTTCCAATATCCAGGAAATCAAGGCCCGAAACGGGATCATCATCTCCATCGTAACCGAAGGGGATAAAGAGGCAAGAGAGCTTTCAGACTATTGTTTTGAAGTTCCGGACTGTCCGGAAATTTTGAGTCCGATCCTGAATGTTCTTCCTCTCCAACTTCTGGCCTATTATTCTGCCGTGGCTAGGGGTTGTCCTCCGGATCAACCTAGAAACCTAGCGAAGTCCGTCACAGTGGAGTAG
- a CDS encoding GlmU family protein, whose protein sequence is MGRIQRIWIDERETPPGLGALTRIRSFSEIRDGVLTPLQRLKEQYPDSKILYSNSNSAFQKTFFERNPKISEYDGKDVDLIIRPEEFLPWKSLDSVGKNIEQDLENHKDLRKWARKLKVKSGDFQVVGKSKHVHIHPSAKIYPGVVIDVTSGPVIIDKDAKVTSFSFLEGPLYVGQGTHVDNARITGNTSIGNVCRIGGEVGDSVILDFTNKHHEGFLGHSVVGSWVNLGALSTTSDLKNNYGVVKIREEHSEVTTGSIKFGSIIGDFSKIGIGVMLNTGTVIDFGCNVISSRASGYLPPFIWADGQPYILDLFLRDSRKIMARRNRELSHSESELIRILYETKVRK, encoded by the coding sequence GTGGGCAGAATTCAGAGAATTTGGATCGATGAGAGGGAAACTCCTCCCGGTTTGGGAGCCTTGACCAGGATCCGATCTTTCTCGGAGATTCGAGATGGGGTTTTGACTCCGCTCCAACGTTTAAAAGAGCAGTATCCCGATTCAAAGATACTGTATTCAAATTCCAATTCTGCCTTCCAGAAAACATTCTTCGAAAGAAATCCGAAAATATCTGAATACGATGGTAAGGATGTAGATCTAATCATCCGTCCTGAGGAATTTCTACCTTGGAAATCCTTGGATTCCGTAGGCAAAAACATAGAGCAGGATTTGGAAAATCATAAGGACCTACGTAAATGGGCCCGCAAACTCAAGGTAAAATCAGGTGATTTCCAAGTAGTAGGAAAATCAAAACACGTTCATATCCATCCATCCGCTAAAATTTATCCAGGTGTCGTCATTGATGTAACCTCAGGGCCTGTGATCATTGATAAAGATGCAAAAGTAACTTCTTTCAGCTTTTTAGAAGGTCCGTTATACGTAGGCCAAGGCACTCATGTGGACAATGCGCGAATCACCGGAAATACTTCCATTGGGAACGTGTGCAGGATAGGCGGAGAAGTCGGCGACAGTGTTATATTAGATTTTACGAATAAACATCACGAAGGGTTCCTCGGGCATTCCGTGGTGGGAAGTTGGGTCAATCTGGGAGCGTTATCCACTACCTCCGATCTAAAGAACAACTACGGTGTGGTCAAGATCAGAGAAGAACATTCTGAGGTCACAACCGGTTCCATCAAGTTCGGTTCTATTATTGGAGATTTTTCCAAGATAGGGATCGGAGTGATGTTGAATACAGGAACAGTAATAGACTTCGGATGTAATGTGATCTCTTCTAGGGCGAGCGGATATCTTCCTCCTTTTATTTGGGCGGATGGACAACCTTATATCTTAGATCTATTCCTTCGTGATTCTCGCAAGATTATGGCAAGAAGGAACAGAGAACTTTCTCATTCCGAATCTGAACTTATTAGAATTTTATACGAAACCAAGGTCCGGAAATAA